The Panicum hallii strain FIL2 chromosome 9, PHallii_v3.1, whole genome shotgun sequence genome has a window encoding:
- the LOC112876407 gene encoding protein DETOXIFICATION 33-like has product MGQFSCDTSYMPLSMPCPDNMASIPRLEDEQEKEPNRLIMKRLLRRCWEESRLLWRLAFPVLLSEVFQFSIGFVTTGFVGHLGQVELAAVSVVENILDSSAYGVLFGMGSALETLSGQAVGAGKLEQLGTYTQQSWIICGATAVALAPAFVFATPVLKSFLHQPAHVSSIAGPYARWAIPRLFAHAMNIPLLMFFQAQSRVWAVTAISGAALAVHIALTYLAVRRLGFGLPGAAVVGDVSHWLVVAAQFAYMTGGSFPDAWKGFTVRAFKNLGAFVKLSLGSAVMICLEFWYYTTLLVLVGLLKHAKLQLDVMSVCLNYEFLTIMVALGFSTAVGVRVSNELGANRPKETKFAVVVAVSTSIFIGAIFMGAVLIWRTSLPKFFSDSREVIHGASRLGYLLAVTVFMSSIWPVLSGVAVGAGWQVPVAFINVGCYYLVGIPLGILFGFKRKHGAMGIWMGMLTGTFLQMAILLAIIFRTKWEEQADLAETRMLQWGGKNENLPLTNAPPTDDQMVPADDKMLAEGSQNNAELLHTD; this is encoded by the exons ATGGGACAGTTCTCATGCGACACTTCGTACATGCCTCTATCAATGCCATGCCCTGACAATATGGCCTCAATTCCAAGGCTAGAAGATGAGCAGGAGAAGGAGCCAAACAGGCTTATTATGAAGAGGCTTTTGCGCCGGTGCTGGGAGGAGTCCAGGCTGCTCTGGCGGCTCGCCTTCCCGGTGCTCCTCTCGGAGGTGTTTCAGTTCTCCATCGGATTCGTCACCACCGGCTTCGTCGGGCACCTCGGACAGGTCGAGCTCGCCGCGGTCAGCGTCGTCGAGAACATCTTGGATTCCTCTGCCTATGGAGTTCTG TTTGGCATGGGCAGCGCGCTGGAAACGCTGAGCGGGCAGGCCGTCGGCGCCGGGAAGCTGGAGCAGCTGGGCACCTACACGCAGCAGTCGTGGATCATCTGCGGCGCCACCGCGGTGGCGCTCGCGCCGGCGTTCGTCTTCGCGACGCCGGTCCTCAAGTCCTTCCTCCACCAGCCCGCCCACGTGTCGAGCATCGCCGGGCCGTACGCGCGGTGGGCGATCCCGCGGCTGTTCGCGCACGCCATGAACATCCCGCTCCTCATGTTCTTCCAGGCCCAGAGCCGGGTCTGGGCGGTGACGGCCATCTCCGGCGCGGCCCTCGCCGTGCACATCGCGCTCACCTACCTCGCCgtgaggcggctcgggttcggCCTGCCCGGCGCGGCCGTCGTCGGGGACGTCTCCCACTGGCTCGTCGTGGCGGCGCAGTTCGCGTACATGACTGGCGGCAGCTTTCCCGACGCCTGGAAGGGGTTCACCGTCCGCGCGTTCAAGAACCTCGGCGCGTTCGTCAAGCTGTCGCTCGGGTCCGCCGTCATGATCTG CTTGGAGTTTTGGTACTACACCACGCTTCTCGTTCTCGTGGGCCTCCTTAAACATGCCAAACTTCAACTCGATGTCATGTCTGTCTG CCTCAACTACGAGTTCCTGACTATAATGGTTGCACTGGGCTTCAGCACAGCAGTCGG CGTAAGGGTGTCGAACGAGCTGGGTGCAAACAGGCCCAAGGAGACAAAGTTTGCAGTGGTTGTGGCAGTATCGACATCCATCTTCATCGGCGCAATCTTCATGGGCGCCGTCCTTATCTGGAGGACAAGCTTGCCAAAGTTCTTCAGTGACAGCCGGGAGGTGATACATGGGGCTTCAAGATTGGGGTATCTTCTCGCCGTGACCGTATTCATGAGCAGCATCTGGCCTGTATTATCAG GTGTGGCAGTAGGAGCAGGGTGGCAAGTGCCTGTGGCGTTCATAAACGTCGGTTGCTACTACTTAGTGGGCATTCCGTTGGGTATCCTGTTTGGCTTCAAGCGAAAACATGGCGCCATG GGCATATGGATGGGCATGTTGACGGGCACATTTCTCCAAATGGCTATACTTCTTGCCATTATCTTCAGAACAAAGTGGGAGGAACAG GCTGATCTGGCAGAAACGAGGATGTTACAATGGGGAGGAAAGAATGAGAACCTACCGCTGACGAATGCTCCACCTACGGATGACCAGATGGTTCCTGCAGATGACAAAATGTTGGCGGAGGGAAGCCAGAACAATGCAGAATTACTGCACACAGATTGA